The Neovison vison isolate M4711 chromosome 5, ASM_NN_V1, whole genome shotgun sequence genome includes a region encoding these proteins:
- the MAP2K3 gene encoding dual specificity mitogen-activated protein kinase kinase 3 — protein sequence MESPASSQPASMPQTKGKAKRKKDLRISCMSKPLVPNPTPPRNLDSRTFITIGDRNFEVEADDLVTISELGRGAYGVVEKVRHAQSGTIMAVKRIRATVNSQEQKRLLMDLDINMRTVDCFYTVTFYGALFREGDVWICMELMDTSLDKFYRKVLEKNMTIPEDILGEIAVSIVRALEHLHSKLSVIHRDVKPSNVLINKEGHVKMCDFGISGYLVDSVAKTLDAGCKPYMAPERINPELNQKGYNVKSDVWSLGITMIEMAILRFPYESWGTPFQQLKQVVEEPSPQLPADRFSPEFVDFTAQCLRKNPVERMSYLELMEHPFFTLHKTKKTDIAAFVKEILGEDS from the exons ATGGAATCGCCCGCCTCCAGTCAGCCCGCCAGCATGCCCCAGACCAAAG GGAAAGCCAAAAGGAAGAAGGACTTACGGATATCCTGCATGTCCAAACCGCTCGTGCCCAACCCCAC ACCTCCCCGGAACCTTGACTCCCGGACCTTCATTACCATTGGAGACAGG AACTTTGAGGTGGAGGCCGATGACCTGGTGACCATCTCGGAGCTGGGCCGTGGAGCCTATGGGGTGGTGGAGAAGGTGCGGCACGCCCAGAGTGGCACCATCATGGCCGTCAAG CGGATCCGGGCCACCGTGAACTCACAGGAGCAGAAGCGTCTGCTCATGGACTTGGACATCAACATGCGGACAGTCGACTGCTTCTACACCGTCACCTTCTATGGGGCCCTCTTCAGAGAG GGAGATGTGTGGATCTGCATGGAGCTCATGGACACATCCCTGGACAAGTTCTACCGGAAGGTGCTCGAAAAGAACATGACCATTCCAGAGGACATTCTGGGGGAAATTGCTGTGTCT aTCGTGAGGGCGCTGGAGCATCTGCACAGCAAGCTGTCCGTGATCCACAGAG ATGTGAAGCCGTCCAATGTCCTCATCAACAAGGAGGGTCACGTGAAGATGTGTGACTTTGGGATTAGTGGCTACTTGGTGGATTCTGTGGCCAAGACGCTGGACGCCGGCTGCAAACCCTACATGGCT CCTGAGAGAATCAATCCGGAGCTGAACCAGAAGGGCTACAATGTCAAGTCCGATGTCTGGAGCCTCGGCATCACCATG ATCGAGATGGCCATCCTGCGCTTTCCGTACGAATCCTGGGGGACTCCTTTCCAGCAGCTGAAGCAGGTGGTGGAAGAGCCAtctccccagctcccagctgaCCGTTTCTCTCCCGAGTTTGTGGACTTCACTGCACAGTG CTTGAGGAAGAACCCTGTGGAGCGCATGAGCTACTTGGAACTGATG GAGCACCCATTCTTCACATTGCACAAAACCAAGAAGACGGACATTGCTGCCTTTGTGAAGGAGATCCTCGGGGAGGACTCGTAG